Proteins co-encoded in one Puntigrus tetrazona isolate hp1 chromosome 20, ASM1883169v1, whole genome shotgun sequence genomic window:
- the LOC122324444 gene encoding myomegalin isoform X4 — MLDSKMKDVCRICARELYGNQRRWIFHPTAKLSLQVLLSYALGREMTRDGRGEFACSKCAFMLDRMYRFDTVIARVEALSVERMQKLLMEKDRLRQCIGGLYRKNNADDFGVDSGAADSSVVDFSRLAESEYNALLQEDLTYSIYESWAEQGAQEQVQDHQCPVHHQCHADATSGTRPRKCKGCAALRVADSDYEAVCKVPRKVGRSTSCGPSTRYSGSVLDSAEETLPSAPPPEPEPVENNQTHRPSDPEPVGVSPASSVESLDTAVDVTQESYPKVHLNTMQEESEEERSAIKRPGSVCGLDMALSLLKSFEYHPLQSQRGSRIPVLLKSNATPMESPYPLLQVPLIGIECPISPHLPDAPSSIQQELQFELAEMEDLWLDEYVQCKPLGLQKRLIEEQQCQLAEYENAAGQCVSELQKAQQQVQSLQTKIREGEASNKKLQQRLGDMESELRSLREAACGQERTIQTLSDSLNTKDREITDLHQFIEEQKELLHSLKQQNNHYQLQHQQVSGVAQNRLQTDLLDLQGSLFSAQLELQGLQRAQQQGQRREEDLARANQRLQVDLHKAMQQHQEGERHNHDLQAALEKARLEVQQMEEKWRDEWRQREKEVEERKKTIRELKTSLEHKERLIEDYSELVDGQKEPFENRDNLIHKLKQRIQERDRALERAIDDKFTCMEQKEDEVHKLQLLLREKERDLEKLRCVLSNNEETITSLELLLRGKGLELEQVCEAWRNAQGVQREREDSHIRSLRERDTLISQLQTSLHTRTKEAEEMTAVLLSKVSVGPSEVAEELKSRLQLKERLFQELLSDRNRQTQEHHSQVQDLLNTINAREQYIKDSAGRVGQVMAEQTSRLQELRKQLGSANPQLTEADTQALQDELRLTLRREREAQNQLTGLHSTLASHQEDLKTRAADIEALSRTLSIKEDIIKDLQMQLVDPSDLPLVERLTQELQMLREKVEHQSCINHKQAVLDPLVSMETGQAAKSPADFGGFTSEDGDEDDEDCISEFADSVEDEERSKLTAQSLVSVQSCDQHRGLRGCQDAVAEGPGLAEVKLLVDQKRAVERELMELKSQLEKAGFSSLSQMRKAFFTLCSENEELKTMVTGRQPQKSTSDRCDGQLVDAADVEPNERQPVCEQTVRLKSDLEQVQQESRELQERLMVSEATVQAQAEQLKDYRELLTETSVQQDNKQVQVDIQDLGYETCGRSENEAEREDTSSPEFDDLELCTALTYRDGGSQWWGGSSSLKSGKTEHDVTYLQQLVEDLRGQLSQSQALIRSLQAQMRVHTPVGTPRKVNWGLENSEAQSTGEEDEGWQSSDGFGSLPRQPKEDRELQELISRVTSLEEQLKKGKGHSEDGKAVNWPGKFDTLIQAQARELSHLRQRMREGRGVCHILTQHLGDTTKTFEELLRSNDIDYYMGQSFRDQLSQSISLAQRVSTKISGRDHSEVPDDKSGHELLAIRLSKELQQKDKLIESLRSKLDQQQRSDTPTSSHALSVATDQSDRTSFVSDDHGSTNEDLELCSELDAASEYGQEEAARSSTDSHDHRGPVPLHPSSPPSITSSHSHQSSNTCPSMHCTPHRPMETQGQTGLSDVPLSSSISFSTSLHCPQMSSPPVFDPQTQPLRTRHPYGGGFSLAEVHQELQMLQRQLGNSEPASECYRGPQIKPIPAFPLSSHTQPDHSSLHPLSHHAFEQSPFSSQHTSPAVKPGANLLENSAMWDMMYGPRPLRPGMYGDVSSGSSGYQSGHTGADLMEEHLREIRTLRRRLEDSIQTNDRLRQQLEERLASSGRSGAGGAPTNIYIQGLDSVSQLSNEIRVLKEENHALQTQLQKARTDGSKEMERLREVVLSGRGQLKQAELEADQWADQCRRLQSQVREQAQAIVQLEQEKQNSLDNSTRLQHEVNVLQQQLSECQCLVHTLQCELQVYQRVCGTTESNTGSGLSLTFDLGERESNIHLLEQQLRERLDQFMPRPSARKQLFHGFSSPASPAVEPDEPKSSSSDLSRSGAEALETEAPDGSFACKTGRHMIGHVDDFSALQHQLLEGRVVIRKMEAALQSSTESPNLPEGFMRNLHTSTKTLKQILEETSSLLRMFWRASLPSTDASAQQLKKEQSLRKEVVTLRRKLSEQEQLLRDTMENLRTSSRTKDSMEQFIVNQLSRTRDVLKQARSNLEKNELKIGSLGCTPLLSPFCSVSSTPSRSDRGEISGASPQHASSIGWNFVTPHAQDQHKSWPAQGSDRQRFLQVYCRTDSRLSAAVSPSF, encoded by the exons ATGTTGGATTCAAAGATGAAAGACGTGTGTCGCATCTGTGCAAGGGAGCTGTATGGTAACCAGCGGCGATGGATCTTCCACCCAACGGCCAAGCTGAGTCTGCAGGTGCTGCTGTCCTACGCATTGGGCAGGGAAATGACCCGAGACGGCAGGGGAGAGTTTGCCTGCAGCAAGTGTGCCTTCATGCTGGACCGAATGTACCGCTTCGACACTGTGATAGCCAGGGTGGAGGCCTTGTCCGTCGAGCGCATGCAGAAGCTCTTGATGGAGAAAGACAGGCTGAGACAGTGCATTGGAGGACTGTACCGCAAAAACAATGCTGATGATTTTGGAGTGGATAGCGGTGCTGCAGACTCTTCTGTAGTTGACTTCTCCAGGTTGGCTGAATCTGAATACAACGCTCTACTTCAGGAAGATCTGACATACTCTATCTATGAGTCCTGGGCTGAGCAAGGCGCTCAAGAACAGGTTCAAGACCACCAATGCCCTGTTCACCATCAATGCCACGCAGATGCCACTTCGGGTACCCGTCCCAGGAAGTGCAAAGGGTGTGCTGCACTGCGAGTGGCAGATTCAGATTATGAGGCTGTCTGCAAGGTTCCCAGGAAAGTGGGTCGGAGCACTTCCTGTGGGCCCTCCACACGGTACTCCGGTAGTGTTCTGGACAGCGCTGAGGAGACTCTCCCATCCgctcctccaccagaacctgaACCTGTCGAGAACAACCAAACCCACCGCCCCAGCGATCCAGAGCCTGTCGGCGTTAGTCCTGCCTCCTCTGTGGAGTCTCTGGACACCGCTGTAGACGTCACCCAAGAGTCTTATCCAAAAGTCCATCTTAACACCATGCAGGAAGAGTCTGAAGAGGAACGATCTGCTATCAAGAGGCCTGGTTCTGTGTGTGGACTTGATATGGCTCTCAGCTTGCTAAAAAGCTTTGAATATCACCCTCTCCAGAGTCAGAGAGGGAGTCGAATTCCTGTGCTCCTCAAATCTAACGCTACACCCATGGAGAGTCCTTATCCTCTGTTACAGGTGCCTCTGATTGGGATAGAGTGTCCCATTTCTCCCCATCTACCAGATGCTCCTTCCAGCATCCAGCAGGAGCTTCAGTTTGAGTTGGCAGAAATGGAAGACCTGTGGTTGGATGAGTATGTGCAGTGCAAGCCATTGGGCCTTCAGAAG AGGTTGATTGAGGAGCAGCAGTGTCAGCTGGCTGAGTACGAGAACGCAGCGGGACAGTGTGTCAGTGAGCTACAGAAGGCCCAACAGCAGGTCCAGTCTCTCCAGACCAAGATCCGAGAGGGCGAGGCTAGTAATAAG AAGTTACAACAGAGGCTCGGGGACATGGAAAGTGAACTACGCTCTCTCAGAGAAGCAGCATGTGGTCAGGAGAGAACAATACAGACCTTGAGTGACTCGCTCAACACTAAAGACCGCGAG ATTACTGATCTCCACCAGTTTATTGAAGAACAGAAGGAACTTCTGCACTCCCTGAAGCAACAAAACAACCATTATCAGCTTCAGCATCAGCAG GTGTCTGGAGTGGCTCAGAATCGTCTGCAGACTGATCTGTTGGACCTCCAGGGCTCTTTGTTCTCAGCCCAGCTGGAGCTGCAGGGCCTTCAAAGGGCACAGCAGCAGGGCCAGAGGCGAGAAGAAGACCTGGCTCGTGCAAACCAGCGCCTGCAGGTTGATCTTCACAAAGCCATGCAACAGCACCAAGAGGGAGAAAGACACAACCATGATTTACAAGCCGCTCTAGAGAAGGCTCGCCTCGAGGTACAACAAATGGAGGAGAAATGGAGAGACGAATGGAGACAACGAGAGAAAGAGGTtgaggaaagaaagaagaccATCCGAGAATTGAAGACCTCACTAGAGCATAAAGAACGTCTGATAGAA GACTACAGTGAGTTGGTGGATGGTCAGAAAGAGCCTTTCGAGAATAGAGACAACCTCATCCACAAACTCAAACAACGCATTCAGGAAAGAGATAGAGCACTGGAG AGAGCGATAGATGATAAATTCACGTGCATGGAACAGAAGGAAGATGAGGTGCACAAACTCCAACTGctgctgagagagaaagaaagagacctGGAGAAACTTCGATGCGTGTTGTCCAACAATGAAGAAACCATCACG AGTCTGGAGTTGTTGCTGCGTGGTAAAGGTTTAGAGCTGGAGCAGGTGTGTGAGGCCTGGCGCAATGCTCAGGGTGTTCAGCGTGAGAGAGAAGACTCACACATACGCAGCCTGAGAGAACGAGACACTTTAATCAGTCAGCTGCAAACATCGCTGCACACACGCACCAAAGAGGCTGAG GAGATGACTGCGGTTCTTCTCAGTAAGGTGTCAGTCGGGCCCAGTGAGGTGGCTGAGGAGCTCAAGTCTCGGCTTCAGCTCAAAGAGCGTTTGTTCCAAGAGCTGCTGTCGGACCGCAACAGACAGACTCAAGAGCATCACTCACAGGTCCAAGACCTGCTTAACACTATCAATGCAAGAGAGCAGTACATCAAG GATTCCGCAGGGCGTGTGGGTCAGGTGATGGCCGAACAGACATCTCGATTGCAGGAGCTACGTAAGCAACTCGGGTCAGCTAACCCACAGTTGACTGAAGCAGACACACAGGCTCTTCAGGATGAGCTCCGACTGACTCTtcgcagagaaagagaggcccAGAACCAGCTCACCGGCCTGCATTCCACCCTGGCGTCCCACCAAGAGGACCTCAAGACCCGGGCTGCAGATATAGAGGCTTTGAGCAGGACTTTGAGCATCAAAGAGGACATCATCAAG GACTTGCAGATGCAGTTGGTGGATCCGTCAGATTTACCGCTGGTAGAGCGACTGACCCAAGAGCTACAGATGCTCAGAGAGAAGGTGGAACATCAGAGCTGTATTAATCACAAG caggcTGTTTTGGATCCTCTGGTGTCTATGGAAACAGGACAAGCGGCTAAATCCCCTGCTGATTTTGGAG GTTTTACATCGGAAGATGgagatgaggatgatgaagacTGCATTAGTGAGTTTGCAGACAGTGTTGAAGACGAGGAGCGATCCAAACTGACAGCTCAGTCTTTGGTCAGTGTGCAG AGCTGTGATCAGCATAGAGGTCTTAGGGGCTGTCAGGATGCAGTAGCTGAGGGTCCAGGGCTGGCAGAAGTTAAACTACTGGTGGACCAGAAGAGGGCAGTAGAGAGAGAACTGATGGAGCTCAAATCCCAGCTGGAAAAGGCTggtttttcctctctttctcaaaTGAG GAAAGCTTTCTTTACTCTGTGCTCTGAAAATGAAGAGCTCAAGACCATGGTGACAGGAAGACAACCTCAGAAGAGCACTTCAGATAGGTGCGATGGACAGCTGGTGGATGCAGCTGATGTAGAG ccTAATGAAAGGCAGCCAGTGTGTGAGCAGACGGTGCGACTGAAGTCTGACCTTGAGCAGGTCCAGCAGGAGAGCAGAGAGCTTCAGGAGAGACTCATGGTGTCAGAAGCTACGGTTCAAGCTCAGGCCGAACAACTTAAAGACTACAGAGAACTGCTCA CTGAAACATCAGTACAGCAGGACAATAAGCAGGTCCAGGTGGACATCCAGGATCTGGGCTATGAGACGTGTGGGCGCAGTGAGAACGAGGCAGAGAGAGAAGACACCAGCAGCCCAG AGTTTGATGATCTGGAGCTGTGCACAGCTCTCACATATCGTGACGGAGGCTCTCAGTGGTGGGGGGGGTCCAGCTCACTGAAATCTGGGAAGACTGAGCATGACGTAACGTACCTGCAGCAGCTGGTAGAGGACCTGCGTGGTCAGCTCTCACAGTCACAGGCTCTGATCCGTAGCTTGCAGGCCCAAATGCGTGTTCACACTCCAGTCGGCACTCCTCGTAAGGTCAACTGGGGCTTGGAGAACTCTGAGGCACAGAGCACAGGTGAGGAGGACGAGGGCTGGCAGTCGTCTGACGGCTTCGGGTCCCTTCCCCGCCAGCCAAAGGAAGACCGAGAGCTGCAGGAGCTCATCTCACGTGTGACATCACTAGAGGAGCAGCTCAAGAAGGGCAAAGGTCATTCAGAAGATGGCAAAGCTGTGAACTGGCCAGG TAAGTTTGACACGCTGATCCAAGCACAGGCCCGTGAGCTGTCTCACCTGCGTCAGAGGATGCGTGAGGGCCGCGGGGTGTGCCATATTCTGACTCAGCACCTGGGGGACACCACTAAGACCTTTGAAGAGCTGCTGCGCTCAAATGACATCGATTACTACATGGGACAGAGCTTCAGAGACCAGCTCTCCCAGAGCATCTCACTCGCTCAAAGAGTCAGCACCAAAATTAGCGGCC GGGATCACTCTGAAGTCCCAGATGACAAATCAGGCCATGAGCTGCTCGCAATACG GCTAAGCAAGGAGCTACAACAGAAAGACAAGCTCATCGAGTCGCTACGCTCCAAACTTGACCAGCAGCAACGATCAGATACACCTACAAGCAGCCATGCCCTCTCTGTGGCCACAGACCAATCAGACAGGACCTCTTTTGTATCAGATGACCACGGCTCAACCAATGAGGATCTAGAGCTGTGCTCCGAGCTAGATGCTGCCAGCGAATATGGCCAAGAGGAGGCAGCAAGAAGTTCCACAG attCACATGATCATAGAGGCCCGGTCCCATTACATCCATCCAGTCCTCCATCTATCACTTCATCACACAGCCACCAGTCCTCCAACACCTGTCCCAGCATGCACTGTACACCACATAGGCCAATGGAAACCCAGGGACAGACAG GCCTCTCTGATGTACCTCTGTCCAGCTCCATTTCTTTCTCCACCTCTCTCCACTGTCCTCAAATGTCTTCTCCACCTGTGTTTGATCCTCAAACTCAACCCTTGAGAACCCGTCACCCTTATGGTGGGGGATTTTCTCTGGCAGAGGTTCACCAAGAGCTTCAAATGCTCCAGAGACAGCTTGGAAACAGTGAGCCTGcatctgagt GCTATCGTGGTCCTCAGATCAAACCCATTCCTGCGTTTCCACTGAGCTCCCATACTCAGCCTGACCATAGCAGCTTACACCCACTATCCCATCATGCCTTCGAACAGTCACCTTTCAGCAGCCAGCACACCAGTCCCGCTGTGAAACCAGGTGCAAACCTTCTGGAAAACAGTGCGATGTGGGATATGATGTATGGCCCAAGACCTTTAAGACCAGGCATGTATGGAGACGTGTCCTCTGGTTCCTCTGGATATCAGTCAGGCCATACAG GTGCAGACTTAATGGAAGAGCATTTAAGGGAGATCCGCACTCTCAGACGACGTCTAGAAGACTCTATCCAGACCAATGACCGTCTGAGACAACAGCTAGAGGAAAGGCTAGCCTCCTCTGGGAGAAGCGGAG CAGGCGGAGCGCCCACTAACATCTACATCCAAGGCCTTGATTCTGTCTCTCAACTGTCCAATGAGATTCGAGTGCTGAAAGAGGAAAATCATGCCCTGCAAACCCAACTCCAGAAAGCCAGGACAG ATGGCAGTAAAGAGATGGAGCGGCTGAGAGAGGTGGTTCTGTCTGGACGGGGCCAGTTAAAGCAGGCGGAGCTAGAGGCGGACCAGTGGGCGGATCAGTGTAGACGGTTACAGTCTCAGGTTAGAGAGCAGGCTCAGGCAATAGTGCAGCTCGAACAGGAGAAACAGAACAGTCTGGACAACAGCACCAG GCTGCAGCATGAAGTGAATGTTCTCCAGCAGCAGCTGAGCGAGTGTCAGTGTCTAGTGCACACTCTTCAGTGTGAACTACAGGTGTATCAGAGAGTCTGTGGCACGACTGAGAGCaacacag GCTCAGGATTgagtttgacctttgacctagGAGAGCGAGAGTCTAACATACATTTGTTGGAGCAGCAGTTGAGAGAAAGGTTGGACCAGTTTATGCCCCGCCCCTCAGCCAGGAAACAGCTCTTCCATG GGTTCTCCAGCCCTGCTTCACCAGCTGTGGAACCAGATGAGCCAAAATCTTCTTCTAGTG ACTTGTCTAGGTCTGGTGCTGAAGCTCTGGAGACTGAGGCCCCTGATGGCTCCTTCGCCTGCAAGACTGGGCGTCATATGATAGGTCATGTGGATGACTTCAGTGCCCTGCAGCACCAGCTACTGGAAGGGAGGGTTGTTATCCGGAAGATGGAAGCAGCTCTGCAGTCCAGCACAGAATCTCCTAACCTACCAGAG ggtTTCATGAGGAACTTGCACACCAGCACTAAAACACTGAAGCAGATTCTGGAGGAGACAAGCTCTCTCTTAAGAATGTTCTGGAGGGCATCTCTGCCCAGCACTGATGCCTCAGCCCAGCAGCTCAAAAAG GAGCAATCTTTGAGAAAAGAGGTTGTCACGCTGAGACGTAAGTTATCAGAACAAGAGCAGCTTCTCAGGGACACGATGGAGAATCTAAGGACCTCCAGCCGCACTAAAGACAGCATGGAGCAATTCATTGTCAATCAAC tGTCAAGAACACGAGATGTGTTGAAACAAGCTCGCTCAAATCTAGAG AAGAATGAACTCAAGATTGGCTCTCTAGGCTGCACCCCTCTCCTTTCACCCTTCTGTTCAGTCTCATCCACTCCTTCCCGGTCCGACAGAG GTGAGATCTCAGGAGCCTCCCCCCAACATGCCTCCTCTATTGGTTGGAATTTCGTGACCCCTCATGCTCAGGATCAGCACAAATCGTGGCCGGCACAGGGGAGTGACAGACAGCGCTTCCTTCAGGTGTACTGCAGAACGGACTCCAGActgagtgctgctgtctctccctctttctgA